A single genomic interval of Plodia interpunctella isolate USDA-ARS_2022_Savannah chromosome 14, ilPloInte3.2, whole genome shotgun sequence harbors:
- the LOC128675202 gene encoding NAD kinase-like isoform X4 yields the protein MNEQDLMVARVLASESRENSPGGSPGPLRKLAPLTKVVDKLNTFRRTRSLNAPSPIQQFGPCGRIMKNSAMVMQIQDPASQRLTWYKPPLTVLVIKKVHDATILTPFVQLVHWLVHDKSMVVFVEAAVLDDTLLAEYGDFTAVRERLMTFRAGTDDLTDKIDFIICLGGDGTLLHASSLFQQSVPPVMAFHLGSLGFLTPFEFNNFQDQVMNVLEGHAALTLRSRLQCVVLRKSADSDVNKKKPTTILVLNEVVVDRGPSPYLSNIDLFLDGKHITSVQGDGLIVSTPTGSTAYAVAAGASMIHPSVPAIMVTPICPHSLSFRPIVVPAGVELKIALSPEARNAMWVSFDGRNRQALQHGDSLYVTTSVYPVPSICAQDQISDWFDSLAECLHWNVRKKQKQIDELSDMTHSSMDNLDELENNHHDDRPADT from the exons ATGAACGAGCAAGATTTGATGGTGGCGCGGGTGTTGGCGTCGGAGTCCCGTGAAAATTCTCCCGGAGGCTCCCCAGGACCTTTGAGAAAGTTAGCTCCCCTAACTAAAGTAGTGGATAAATTGAATACTTTTAG GAGAACTCGATCCCTGAACGCCCCATCTCCCATCCAACAATTTGGACCATGCGGCAGGATAATGAAGAACTCTGCTATggtaat GCAGATCCAGGACCCGGCGTCGCAGCGGCTGACGTGGTACAAGCCCCCGCTGACGGTGCTGGTCATCAAGAAAGTGCACGACGCCACCATCCTCACACCCTTCGTGCAACTCGTACATTGGCTAGTTCAT GACAAAAGTATGGTAGTGTTCGTCGAAGCGGCAGTACTAGACGACACACTCCTCGCAGAGTATGGCGACTTCACAGCCGTGCGGGAACGACTGATGACCTTCCGCGCGGGCACTGATGACCTCACGGACAAGATAGACTTTATCATCTGTCTCGGAGGAGACGGCACGTTGCTGCACGCCAGCTCTCTCTTCCAG CAATCAGTTCCACCTGTGATGGCATTCCACTTGGGCTCGTTAGGGTTCCTCACGCCCTTCGAGTTCAACAACTTTCAGGATCAAGTCATGAACGTGTTAGAAG GTCACGCGGCGCTGACGCTGCGGTCGCGGCTGCAGTGCGTGGTGCTGCGCAAGAGTGCGGACAGCGACGTGAACAAGAAGAAGCCGACCACCATCCTGGTGCTCAACGAGGTGGTGGTGGACCGCGGGCCCTCGCCTTATCTCTCCAACATCGATCTGTTCCTGGACGGGAAACACATCACATCTGTGCAAGGAGACG GTCTGATAGTGTCGACGCCCACGGGCAGCACAGCGTACGCGGTGGCGGCGGGCGCCAGCATGATCCACCCGTCCGTGCCCGCCATCATGGTCACCCCCATCTGTCCGCACTCGCTCTCCTTCCGCCCCATAGTTGTACCAGCGGGGGTAGAACTCAAG ATCGCACTTTCACCGGAGGCGCGAAACGCGATGTGGGTATCGTTCGATGGAAGAAATCGACAAGCATTGCAGCACGGAGATAG ttTATACGTTACGACATCCGTGTACCCGGTGCCTTCGATATGCGCCCAAGATCAGATCTCAGATTGGTTCGACTCATTGGCAGAGTGCCTGCACTGGAATGTTCGGAAAAAGCAGAAACAAATAGACGAGCTCAGCGACATGACGCACTCGTCCATGGACAACCTCGACGAACTGGAAAACAATCACCACGACGACCGGCCCGCGGACACATGA
- the LOC128675202 gene encoding NAD kinase-like isoform X3 yields MNEQDLMVARVLASESRENSPGGSPGPLRKLAPLTKVVDKLNTFRRTRSLNAPSPIQQFGPCGRIMKNSAMVMQIQDPASQRLTWYKPPLTVLVIKKVHDATILTPFVQLVHWLVHDKSMVVFVEAAVLDDTLLAEYGDFTAVRERLMTFRAGTDDLTDKIDFIICLGGDGTLLHASSLFQQSVPPVMAFHLGSLGFLTPFEFNNFQDQVMNVLEGHAALTLRSRLQCVVLRKSADSDVNKKKPTTILVLNEVVVDRGPSPYLSNIDLFLDGKHITSVQGDGLIVSTPTGSTAYAVAAGASMIHPSVPAIMVTPICPHSLSFRPIVVPAGVELKITPSLDARNSASVSFDGRSQLTLRPGDSLYVTTSVYPVPSICAQDQISDWFDSLAECLHWNVRKKQKQIDELSDMTHSSMDNLDELENNHHDDRPADT; encoded by the exons ATGAACGAGCAAGATTTGATGGTGGCGCGGGTGTTGGCGTCGGAGTCCCGTGAAAATTCTCCCGGAGGCTCCCCAGGACCTTTGAGAAAGTTAGCTCCCCTAACTAAAGTAGTGGATAAATTGAATACTTTTAG GAGAACTCGATCCCTGAACGCCCCATCTCCCATCCAACAATTTGGACCATGCGGCAGGATAATGAAGAACTCTGCTATggtaat GCAGATCCAGGACCCGGCGTCGCAGCGGCTGACGTGGTACAAGCCCCCGCTGACGGTGCTGGTCATCAAGAAAGTGCACGACGCCACCATCCTCACACCCTTCGTGCAACTCGTACATTGGCTAGTTCAT GACAAAAGTATGGTAGTGTTCGTCGAAGCGGCAGTACTAGACGACACACTCCTCGCAGAGTATGGCGACTTCACAGCCGTGCGGGAACGACTGATGACCTTCCGCGCGGGCACTGATGACCTCACGGACAAGATAGACTTTATCATCTGTCTCGGAGGAGACGGCACGTTGCTGCACGCCAGCTCTCTCTTCCAG CAATCAGTTCCACCTGTGATGGCATTCCACTTGGGCTCGTTAGGGTTCCTCACGCCCTTCGAGTTCAACAACTTTCAGGATCAAGTCATGAACGTGTTAGAAG GTCACGCGGCGCTGACGCTGCGGTCGCGGCTGCAGTGCGTGGTGCTGCGCAAGAGTGCGGACAGCGACGTGAACAAGAAGAAGCCGACCACCATCCTGGTGCTCAACGAGGTGGTGGTGGACCGCGGGCCCTCGCCTTATCTCTCCAACATCGATCTGTTCCTGGACGGGAAACACATCACATCTGTGCAAGGAGACG GTCTGATAGTGTCGACGCCCACGGGCAGCACAGCGTACGCGGTGGCGGCGGGCGCCAGCATGATCCACCCGTCCGTGCCCGCCATCATGGTCACCCCCATCTGTCCGCACTCGCTCTCCTTCCGCCCCATAGTTGTACCAGCGGGGGTAGAACTCAAG ATAACGCCCAGTCTGGACGCGCGCAACTCGGCCAGCGTCTCGTTCGATGGCCGCTCGCAGTTGACGCTCAGGCCGGGCGATAG ttTATACGTTACGACATCCGTGTACCCGGTGCCTTCGATATGCGCCCAAGATCAGATCTCAGATTGGTTCGACTCATTGGCAGAGTGCCTGCACTGGAATGTTCGGAAAAAGCAGAAACAAATAGACGAGCTCAGCGACATGACGCACTCGTCCATGGACAACCTCGACGAACTGGAAAACAATCACCACGACGACCGGCCCGCGGACACATGA
- the LOC128675202 gene encoding NAD kinase-like isoform X5, with product MNEQDLMVARVLASESRENSPGGSPGPLRKRTRSLNAPSPIQQFGPCGRIMKNSAMVMQIQDPASQRLTWYKPPLTVLVIKKVHDATILTPFVQLVHWLVHDKSMVVFVEAAVLDDTLLAEYGDFTAVRERLMTFRAGTDDLTDKIDFIICLGGDGTLLHASSLFQQSVPPVMAFHLGSLGFLTPFEFNNFQDQVMNVLEGHAALTLRSRLQCVVLRKSADSDVNKKKPTTILVLNEVVVDRGPSPYLSNIDLFLDGKHITSVQGDGLIVSTPTGSTAYAVAAGASMIHPSVPAIMVTPICPHSLSFRPIVVPAGVELKITPSLDARNSASVSFDGRSQLTLRPGDSLYVTTSVYPVPSICAQDQISDWFDSLAECLHWNVRKKQKQIDELSDMTHSSMDNLDELENNHHDDRPADT from the exons ATGAACGAGCAAGATTTGATGGTGGCGCGGGTGTTGGCGTCGGAGTCCCGTGAAAATTCTCCCGGAGGCTCCCCAGGACCTTTGAGAAA GAGAACTCGATCCCTGAACGCCCCATCTCCCATCCAACAATTTGGACCATGCGGCAGGATAATGAAGAACTCTGCTATggtaat GCAGATCCAGGACCCGGCGTCGCAGCGGCTGACGTGGTACAAGCCCCCGCTGACGGTGCTGGTCATCAAGAAAGTGCACGACGCCACCATCCTCACACCCTTCGTGCAACTCGTACATTGGCTAGTTCAT GACAAAAGTATGGTAGTGTTCGTCGAAGCGGCAGTACTAGACGACACACTCCTCGCAGAGTATGGCGACTTCACAGCCGTGCGGGAACGACTGATGACCTTCCGCGCGGGCACTGATGACCTCACGGACAAGATAGACTTTATCATCTGTCTCGGAGGAGACGGCACGTTGCTGCACGCCAGCTCTCTCTTCCAG CAATCAGTTCCACCTGTGATGGCATTCCACTTGGGCTCGTTAGGGTTCCTCACGCCCTTCGAGTTCAACAACTTTCAGGATCAAGTCATGAACGTGTTAGAAG GTCACGCGGCGCTGACGCTGCGGTCGCGGCTGCAGTGCGTGGTGCTGCGCAAGAGTGCGGACAGCGACGTGAACAAGAAGAAGCCGACCACCATCCTGGTGCTCAACGAGGTGGTGGTGGACCGCGGGCCCTCGCCTTATCTCTCCAACATCGATCTGTTCCTGGACGGGAAACACATCACATCTGTGCAAGGAGACG GTCTGATAGTGTCGACGCCCACGGGCAGCACAGCGTACGCGGTGGCGGCGGGCGCCAGCATGATCCACCCGTCCGTGCCCGCCATCATGGTCACCCCCATCTGTCCGCACTCGCTCTCCTTCCGCCCCATAGTTGTACCAGCGGGGGTAGAACTCAAG ATAACGCCCAGTCTGGACGCGCGCAACTCGGCCAGCGTCTCGTTCGATGGCCGCTCGCAGTTGACGCTCAGGCCGGGCGATAG ttTATACGTTACGACATCCGTGTACCCGGTGCCTTCGATATGCGCCCAAGATCAGATCTCAGATTGGTTCGACTCATTGGCAGAGTGCCTGCACTGGAATGTTCGGAAAAAGCAGAAACAAATAGACGAGCTCAGCGACATGACGCACTCGTCCATGGACAACCTCGACGAACTGGAAAACAATCACCACGACGACCGGCCCGCGGACACATGA
- the LOC128675202 gene encoding NAD kinase-like isoform X8, producing MENKVKGKPPSTSKETTEEEERRTRSLNAPSPIQQFGPCGRIMKNSAMVMQIQDPASQRLTWYKPPLTVLVIKKVHDATILTPFVQLVHWLVHDKSMVVFVEAAVLDDTLLAEYGDFTAVRERLMTFRAGTDDLTDKIDFIICLGGDGTLLHASSLFQQSVPPVMAFHLGSLGFLTPFEFNNFQDQVMNVLEGHAALTLRSRLQCVVLRKSADSDVNKKKPTTILVLNEVVVDRGPSPYLSNIDLFLDGKHITSVQGDGLIVSTPTGSTAYAVAAGASMIHPSVPAIMVTPICPHSLSFRPIVVPAGVELKITPSLDARNSASVSFDGRSQLTLRPGDSLYVTTSVYPVPSICAQDQISDWFDSLAECLHWNVRKKQKQIDELSDMTHSSMDNLDELENNHHDDRPADT from the exons atggaaaataaagtAAAGGGAAAACCACCCTCCACCAGTAAAGAAACgactgaagaagaagaaag GAGAACTCGATCCCTGAACGCCCCATCTCCCATCCAACAATTTGGACCATGCGGCAGGATAATGAAGAACTCTGCTATggtaat GCAGATCCAGGACCCGGCGTCGCAGCGGCTGACGTGGTACAAGCCCCCGCTGACGGTGCTGGTCATCAAGAAAGTGCACGACGCCACCATCCTCACACCCTTCGTGCAACTCGTACATTGGCTAGTTCAT GACAAAAGTATGGTAGTGTTCGTCGAAGCGGCAGTACTAGACGACACACTCCTCGCAGAGTATGGCGACTTCACAGCCGTGCGGGAACGACTGATGACCTTCCGCGCGGGCACTGATGACCTCACGGACAAGATAGACTTTATCATCTGTCTCGGAGGAGACGGCACGTTGCTGCACGCCAGCTCTCTCTTCCAG CAATCAGTTCCACCTGTGATGGCATTCCACTTGGGCTCGTTAGGGTTCCTCACGCCCTTCGAGTTCAACAACTTTCAGGATCAAGTCATGAACGTGTTAGAAG GTCACGCGGCGCTGACGCTGCGGTCGCGGCTGCAGTGCGTGGTGCTGCGCAAGAGTGCGGACAGCGACGTGAACAAGAAGAAGCCGACCACCATCCTGGTGCTCAACGAGGTGGTGGTGGACCGCGGGCCCTCGCCTTATCTCTCCAACATCGATCTGTTCCTGGACGGGAAACACATCACATCTGTGCAAGGAGACG GTCTGATAGTGTCGACGCCCACGGGCAGCACAGCGTACGCGGTGGCGGCGGGCGCCAGCATGATCCACCCGTCCGTGCCCGCCATCATGGTCACCCCCATCTGTCCGCACTCGCTCTCCTTCCGCCCCATAGTTGTACCAGCGGGGGTAGAACTCAAG ATAACGCCCAGTCTGGACGCGCGCAACTCGGCCAGCGTCTCGTTCGATGGCCGCTCGCAGTTGACGCTCAGGCCGGGCGATAG ttTATACGTTACGACATCCGTGTACCCGGTGCCTTCGATATGCGCCCAAGATCAGATCTCAGATTGGTTCGACTCATTGGCAGAGTGCCTGCACTGGAATGTTCGGAAAAAGCAGAAACAAATAGACGAGCTCAGCGACATGACGCACTCGTCCATGGACAACCTCGACGAACTGGAAAACAATCACCACGACGACCGGCCCGCGGACACATGA
- the LOC128675202 gene encoding NAD kinase-like isoform X9 yields MENKVKGKPPSTSKETTEEEERRTRSLNAPSPIQQFGPCGRIMKNSAMVMQIQDPASQRLTWYKPPLTVLVIKKVHDATILTPFVQLVHWLVHDKSMVVFVEAAVLDDTLLAEYGDFTAVRERLMTFRAGTDDLTDKIDFIICLGGDGTLLHASSLFQQSVPPVMAFHLGSLGFLTPFEFNNFQDQVMNVLEGHAALTLRSRLQCVVLRKSADSDVNKKKPTTILVLNEVVVDRGPSPYLSNIDLFLDGKHITSVQGDGLIVSTPTGSTAYAVAAGASMIHPSVPAIMVTPICPHSLSFRPIVVPAGVELKIALSPEARNAMWVSFDGRNRQALQHGDSLYVTTSVYPVPSICAQDQISDWFDSLAECLHWNVRKKQKQIDELSDMTHSSMDNLDELENNHHDDRPADT; encoded by the exons atggaaaataaagtAAAGGGAAAACCACCCTCCACCAGTAAAGAAACgactgaagaagaagaaag GAGAACTCGATCCCTGAACGCCCCATCTCCCATCCAACAATTTGGACCATGCGGCAGGATAATGAAGAACTCTGCTATggtaat GCAGATCCAGGACCCGGCGTCGCAGCGGCTGACGTGGTACAAGCCCCCGCTGACGGTGCTGGTCATCAAGAAAGTGCACGACGCCACCATCCTCACACCCTTCGTGCAACTCGTACATTGGCTAGTTCAT GACAAAAGTATGGTAGTGTTCGTCGAAGCGGCAGTACTAGACGACACACTCCTCGCAGAGTATGGCGACTTCACAGCCGTGCGGGAACGACTGATGACCTTCCGCGCGGGCACTGATGACCTCACGGACAAGATAGACTTTATCATCTGTCTCGGAGGAGACGGCACGTTGCTGCACGCCAGCTCTCTCTTCCAG CAATCAGTTCCACCTGTGATGGCATTCCACTTGGGCTCGTTAGGGTTCCTCACGCCCTTCGAGTTCAACAACTTTCAGGATCAAGTCATGAACGTGTTAGAAG GTCACGCGGCGCTGACGCTGCGGTCGCGGCTGCAGTGCGTGGTGCTGCGCAAGAGTGCGGACAGCGACGTGAACAAGAAGAAGCCGACCACCATCCTGGTGCTCAACGAGGTGGTGGTGGACCGCGGGCCCTCGCCTTATCTCTCCAACATCGATCTGTTCCTGGACGGGAAACACATCACATCTGTGCAAGGAGACG GTCTGATAGTGTCGACGCCCACGGGCAGCACAGCGTACGCGGTGGCGGCGGGCGCCAGCATGATCCACCCGTCCGTGCCCGCCATCATGGTCACCCCCATCTGTCCGCACTCGCTCTCCTTCCGCCCCATAGTTGTACCAGCGGGGGTAGAACTCAAG ATCGCACTTTCACCGGAGGCGCGAAACGCGATGTGGGTATCGTTCGATGGAAGAAATCGACAAGCATTGCAGCACGGAGATAG ttTATACGTTACGACATCCGTGTACCCGGTGCCTTCGATATGCGCCCAAGATCAGATCTCAGATTGGTTCGACTCATTGGCAGAGTGCCTGCACTGGAATGTTCGGAAAAAGCAGAAACAAATAGACGAGCTCAGCGACATGACGCACTCGTCCATGGACAACCTCGACGAACTGGAAAACAATCACCACGACGACCGGCCCGCGGACACATGA
- the LOC128675202 gene encoding NAD kinase-like isoform X2 — protein sequence MLSMESLWCRSESELSRLCKSVAERPDYRLCRRKTTKSLIPQGLLHASEPQPKSHRRRRSGTWPRTRSLNAPSPIQQFGPCGRIMKNSAMVMQIQDPASQRLTWYKPPLTVLVIKKVHDATILTPFVQLVHWLVHDKSMVVFVEAAVLDDTLLAEYGDFTAVRERLMTFRAGTDDLTDKIDFIICLGGDGTLLHASSLFQQSVPPVMAFHLGSLGFLTPFEFNNFQDQVMNVLEGHAALTLRSRLQCVVLRKSADSDVNKKKPTTILVLNEVVVDRGPSPYLSNIDLFLDGKHITSVQGDGLIVSTPTGSTAYAVAAGASMIHPSVPAIMVTPICPHSLSFRPIVVPAGVELKIALSPEARNAMWVSFDGRNRQALQHGDSLYVTTSVYPVPSICAQDQISDWFDSLAECLHWNVRKKQKQIDELSDMTHSSMDNLDELENNHHDDRPADT from the exons ATGTTGTCGATGGAATCTTTGTGGTGTCGGTCGGAGAGCGAGTTGTCCAGACTATGTAAGAGTGTAGCAGAAAGGCCAGATTATCGCCTGTGTAGGAGGAAGACCACCAAGAGTTTGATTCCTCAGGGCTTGCTCCACGCTTCAGAGCCTCAGCCAAAGAGCCATCGCAGAAGACGATCAGGGACTTGGCC GAGAACTCGATCCCTGAACGCCCCATCTCCCATCCAACAATTTGGACCATGCGGCAGGATAATGAAGAACTCTGCTATggtaat GCAGATCCAGGACCCGGCGTCGCAGCGGCTGACGTGGTACAAGCCCCCGCTGACGGTGCTGGTCATCAAGAAAGTGCACGACGCCACCATCCTCACACCCTTCGTGCAACTCGTACATTGGCTAGTTCAT GACAAAAGTATGGTAGTGTTCGTCGAAGCGGCAGTACTAGACGACACACTCCTCGCAGAGTATGGCGACTTCACAGCCGTGCGGGAACGACTGATGACCTTCCGCGCGGGCACTGATGACCTCACGGACAAGATAGACTTTATCATCTGTCTCGGAGGAGACGGCACGTTGCTGCACGCCAGCTCTCTCTTCCAG CAATCAGTTCCACCTGTGATGGCATTCCACTTGGGCTCGTTAGGGTTCCTCACGCCCTTCGAGTTCAACAACTTTCAGGATCAAGTCATGAACGTGTTAGAAG GTCACGCGGCGCTGACGCTGCGGTCGCGGCTGCAGTGCGTGGTGCTGCGCAAGAGTGCGGACAGCGACGTGAACAAGAAGAAGCCGACCACCATCCTGGTGCTCAACGAGGTGGTGGTGGACCGCGGGCCCTCGCCTTATCTCTCCAACATCGATCTGTTCCTGGACGGGAAACACATCACATCTGTGCAAGGAGACG GTCTGATAGTGTCGACGCCCACGGGCAGCACAGCGTACGCGGTGGCGGCGGGCGCCAGCATGATCCACCCGTCCGTGCCCGCCATCATGGTCACCCCCATCTGTCCGCACTCGCTCTCCTTCCGCCCCATAGTTGTACCAGCGGGGGTAGAACTCAAG ATCGCACTTTCACCGGAGGCGCGAAACGCGATGTGGGTATCGTTCGATGGAAGAAATCGACAAGCATTGCAGCACGGAGATAG ttTATACGTTACGACATCCGTGTACCCGGTGCCTTCGATATGCGCCCAAGATCAGATCTCAGATTGGTTCGACTCATTGGCAGAGTGCCTGCACTGGAATGTTCGGAAAAAGCAGAAACAAATAGACGAGCTCAGCGACATGACGCACTCGTCCATGGACAACCTCGACGAACTGGAAAACAATCACCACGACGACCGGCCCGCGGACACATGA
- the LOC128675202 gene encoding NAD kinase-like isoform X1, with amino-acid sequence MLSMESLWCRSESELSRLCKSVAERPDYRLCRRKTTKSLIPQGLLHASEPQPKSHRRRRSGTWPRTRSLNAPSPIQQFGPCGRIMKNSAMVMQIQDPASQRLTWYKPPLTVLVIKKVHDATILTPFVQLVHWLVHDKSMVVFVEAAVLDDTLLAEYGDFTAVRERLMTFRAGTDDLTDKIDFIICLGGDGTLLHASSLFQQSVPPVMAFHLGSLGFLTPFEFNNFQDQVMNVLEGHAALTLRSRLQCVVLRKSADSDVNKKKPTTILVLNEVVVDRGPSPYLSNIDLFLDGKHITSVQGDGLIVSTPTGSTAYAVAAGASMIHPSVPAIMVTPICPHSLSFRPIVVPAGVELKITPSLDARNSASVSFDGRSQLTLRPGDSLYVTTSVYPVPSICAQDQISDWFDSLAECLHWNVRKKQKQIDELSDMTHSSMDNLDELENNHHDDRPADT; translated from the exons ATGTTGTCGATGGAATCTTTGTGGTGTCGGTCGGAGAGCGAGTTGTCCAGACTATGTAAGAGTGTAGCAGAAAGGCCAGATTATCGCCTGTGTAGGAGGAAGACCACCAAGAGTTTGATTCCTCAGGGCTTGCTCCACGCTTCAGAGCCTCAGCCAAAGAGCCATCGCAGAAGACGATCAGGGACTTGGCC GAGAACTCGATCCCTGAACGCCCCATCTCCCATCCAACAATTTGGACCATGCGGCAGGATAATGAAGAACTCTGCTATggtaat GCAGATCCAGGACCCGGCGTCGCAGCGGCTGACGTGGTACAAGCCCCCGCTGACGGTGCTGGTCATCAAGAAAGTGCACGACGCCACCATCCTCACACCCTTCGTGCAACTCGTACATTGGCTAGTTCAT GACAAAAGTATGGTAGTGTTCGTCGAAGCGGCAGTACTAGACGACACACTCCTCGCAGAGTATGGCGACTTCACAGCCGTGCGGGAACGACTGATGACCTTCCGCGCGGGCACTGATGACCTCACGGACAAGATAGACTTTATCATCTGTCTCGGAGGAGACGGCACGTTGCTGCACGCCAGCTCTCTCTTCCAG CAATCAGTTCCACCTGTGATGGCATTCCACTTGGGCTCGTTAGGGTTCCTCACGCCCTTCGAGTTCAACAACTTTCAGGATCAAGTCATGAACGTGTTAGAAG GTCACGCGGCGCTGACGCTGCGGTCGCGGCTGCAGTGCGTGGTGCTGCGCAAGAGTGCGGACAGCGACGTGAACAAGAAGAAGCCGACCACCATCCTGGTGCTCAACGAGGTGGTGGTGGACCGCGGGCCCTCGCCTTATCTCTCCAACATCGATCTGTTCCTGGACGGGAAACACATCACATCTGTGCAAGGAGACG GTCTGATAGTGTCGACGCCCACGGGCAGCACAGCGTACGCGGTGGCGGCGGGCGCCAGCATGATCCACCCGTCCGTGCCCGCCATCATGGTCACCCCCATCTGTCCGCACTCGCTCTCCTTCCGCCCCATAGTTGTACCAGCGGGGGTAGAACTCAAG ATAACGCCCAGTCTGGACGCGCGCAACTCGGCCAGCGTCTCGTTCGATGGCCGCTCGCAGTTGACGCTCAGGCCGGGCGATAG ttTATACGTTACGACATCCGTGTACCCGGTGCCTTCGATATGCGCCCAAGATCAGATCTCAGATTGGTTCGACTCATTGGCAGAGTGCCTGCACTGGAATGTTCGGAAAAAGCAGAAACAAATAGACGAGCTCAGCGACATGACGCACTCGTCCATGGACAACCTCGACGAACTGGAAAACAATCACCACGACGACCGGCCCGCGGACACATGA
- the LOC128675202 gene encoding NAD kinase-like isoform X6, with protein sequence MIMLRRQYSHESGKSELHRAREEYFDRRRTRSLNAPSPIQQFGPCGRIMKNSAMVMQIQDPASQRLTWYKPPLTVLVIKKVHDATILTPFVQLVHWLVHDKSMVVFVEAAVLDDTLLAEYGDFTAVRERLMTFRAGTDDLTDKIDFIICLGGDGTLLHASSLFQQSVPPVMAFHLGSLGFLTPFEFNNFQDQVMNVLEGHAALTLRSRLQCVVLRKSADSDVNKKKPTTILVLNEVVVDRGPSPYLSNIDLFLDGKHITSVQGDGLIVSTPTGSTAYAVAAGASMIHPSVPAIMVTPICPHSLSFRPIVVPAGVELKITPSLDARNSASVSFDGRSQLTLRPGDSLYVTTSVYPVPSICAQDQISDWFDSLAECLHWNVRKKQKQIDELSDMTHSSMDNLDELENNHHDDRPADT encoded by the exons ATGATAATGTTGCGGCGACAGTATTCTCATGAATCGGGAAAATCCGAGCTGCATAGGGCCAGAGAGGAATATTTTGATAGGAG GAGAACTCGATCCCTGAACGCCCCATCTCCCATCCAACAATTTGGACCATGCGGCAGGATAATGAAGAACTCTGCTATggtaat GCAGATCCAGGACCCGGCGTCGCAGCGGCTGACGTGGTACAAGCCCCCGCTGACGGTGCTGGTCATCAAGAAAGTGCACGACGCCACCATCCTCACACCCTTCGTGCAACTCGTACATTGGCTAGTTCAT GACAAAAGTATGGTAGTGTTCGTCGAAGCGGCAGTACTAGACGACACACTCCTCGCAGAGTATGGCGACTTCACAGCCGTGCGGGAACGACTGATGACCTTCCGCGCGGGCACTGATGACCTCACGGACAAGATAGACTTTATCATCTGTCTCGGAGGAGACGGCACGTTGCTGCACGCCAGCTCTCTCTTCCAG CAATCAGTTCCACCTGTGATGGCATTCCACTTGGGCTCGTTAGGGTTCCTCACGCCCTTCGAGTTCAACAACTTTCAGGATCAAGTCATGAACGTGTTAGAAG GTCACGCGGCGCTGACGCTGCGGTCGCGGCTGCAGTGCGTGGTGCTGCGCAAGAGTGCGGACAGCGACGTGAACAAGAAGAAGCCGACCACCATCCTGGTGCTCAACGAGGTGGTGGTGGACCGCGGGCCCTCGCCTTATCTCTCCAACATCGATCTGTTCCTGGACGGGAAACACATCACATCTGTGCAAGGAGACG GTCTGATAGTGTCGACGCCCACGGGCAGCACAGCGTACGCGGTGGCGGCGGGCGCCAGCATGATCCACCCGTCCGTGCCCGCCATCATGGTCACCCCCATCTGTCCGCACTCGCTCTCCTTCCGCCCCATAGTTGTACCAGCGGGGGTAGAACTCAAG ATAACGCCCAGTCTGGACGCGCGCAACTCGGCCAGCGTCTCGTTCGATGGCCGCTCGCAGTTGACGCTCAGGCCGGGCGATAG ttTATACGTTACGACATCCGTGTACCCGGTGCCTTCGATATGCGCCCAAGATCAGATCTCAGATTGGTTCGACTCATTGGCAGAGTGCCTGCACTGGAATGTTCGGAAAAAGCAGAAACAAATAGACGAGCTCAGCGACATGACGCACTCGTCCATGGACAACCTCGACGAACTGGAAAACAATCACCACGACGACCGGCCCGCGGACACATGA